The Bacteroides ovatus genomic interval TTCTATATTCAGTGGAGCGTGTATGCCTCCGTAACAACCGATGACGGCTGTGTTCACTTCCGCTTCATTTTGGTAGAAGTTGATATCGGCTATGTAAGAGTCCGGCGTGATGTTCAGGTCGCAGGAGGCGAGTCCCAACGCACAGGTTGAGAGAATACCGATGAATGTATGTTTTAGTTTCATTGTTATTTGTCTTTAAGGAGTTAGAAATTAAGTTCGAATCCGAAAGTGACTGTCGATTGCAGGGGGAACCCACCTGACTGGTAACCGTTGATAAGAGGAGAACTGTAAGAACCACTCGTCTTACGTGCTTCCGGATTAATACCACGGTAGTCCTTGGACCAGATATAGAACAGGTTCTGTCCTGAAGCATAAAGACGGAGTGAACTGATACCGATCTTCTTCAACTGCTTCTTATTGAACTTATAGCCTAAAGTCACATTGCGCAATGCTACATACGAGCCGTCTTCAATCAGGTAATCCGTAAATTCCCAGGCGACACCGCCATTTGCTGCGAAAGAGGGAGTTTTTCCGTCGCCCGGATAGTCTGCACTGATCCAGCGGTTTTTCACGTAGTTGCGGTTGAACTTCTTGGTTTCGGTAAAGTAACCGTCACCGTTGAATACATCCAGTCCGTGAACTCCCTGAATCATAACGTAGAGGTCGAAGCCTTTCCAGGTCAGTGTATTGGTGAATCCCCATGTTGCTGTCGGGAATGGGTTGCCGATTTCTGTACGGTCTTTGTCATTAATCACTCCGTCGTCGTTGATATCTACAATCCGGAGACTGCCTGGTACGGCACTGGCCAAGTGGGGAACAGCGTCCACTTCTTCCTGACTTTTGTAAATACCGTCTGTCTTGTAGCCGAAGAAAGAAATGGCTCTCTTGCCTACCTGTGCCAGATATGTTTCGTTACGTTCACCCGTAGAGATCAGTCGTTCTTCTCCCGAAAGTTCCAGTAACTTGTTGAAGTTGGAAGAGATATTGAATGAGCTTTCCCATTCAAAATTCTTGGTGCGGATATTATGGGTATTCAGTTCCACCTCAATACCACTGTTGCGGATACGTCCGATATTATTCCAGTAATTATTGAATCCGGTGAAAGAAAGAACCGGCTGTTTGAATAATAACTGTTTGGTGATGGAGTAGTATCCGTCCACTGTCAGGTTGATACGGTTGTTCAGGATGCTCAAGTCGAATCCGGCATTGTATTCGTAAGTCTGTTCCCAAGTGATGCGGTTGTTACCTTTGGTTTCGCTGGTCTTGGCGAGTCCGGAGATCAGATTGCCATTTCCCTCTCCCAATGCGTAATTGTTGGGATAGAGCAGGTCATAGTATGAATTGGCAGGAATGCTGTTATTACCTGTCACACCGAAACTGGCACGGACTTTCAGCAGGTTCAGCCAACCGAATTGTTTCAGGAAAGATTCTTCCGAAGCACGCCATCCCACAGATACCGAGGGGAAGTAACCCCATTGATGACCGTCGGCAAACAGAGAACTTCCATCTGTACGGATGCTGGCAGAAAGCAGGTATTTCTCATCATAACTGTATGTGGCACGTGCCAATAGGGACATCATTGCCGTACGGTATTTCTGGGTATAAGTTCCGTCGAGGTCGAAAGAAGTTGCAGCGTTCAGCGTATGGATATAGTCGGTGGGGAAGCCCAGTCCGACGATACCGGCAGTTCTTTCAGAAGTAGTCTGCGCTGTATAGCCGGCCAGTACGGAGTAGTCATGCTTCCCTGTCTTTCCGGTATAGTTTAACGTGTTCTCGCTCAATAAGTCGATATACAGACGGTTGGTATAAGTACCCATAGCTGATTCTTCATCTTTCTTGGCAGCATAATCACGATATTGATTGTTCTGGCGAT includes:
- a CDS encoding SusC/RagA family TonB-linked outer membrane protein, with product MRNKFIHYSLVMAWMLLFCVPCVTVTYAQSFTVTGTVTDSQGGIPGANVKVKGGTAGTITNMDGQFTLSVPSSKSILVVSYIGYTPQEVAINGKNKLDIHLLEDTKTLDEVVVVGYGVQKKSHLTGSVSKMDINNLTDIPVTQVDQLLQGKIAGVNIQNSTSEAGAAPQIRVRGMGSISADSSPLIVIDGYPTPDGLSTLDMADISSIEVLKDAASAAIYGSRAANGVILVTTKTGKASKPKYSVKASTGLKWAYKLHPIMSSQDYCSMIGYESVLKNKTMSQTEEAFGLIDNYTDWQKEGLNSSPQIHQVQLSVSGGKNDITYYISGNYAQEDGIMLNSNYTRLNLRSRINAKLSKRVDFSLNLAPSYTKTETPATNFMDFYRTPSFMPVRHTAATSALTGKPIGSYARGSDFSNVTYTREDGTTFTPSSSPFGSSNNNPRSLMDTEERFREDYNLQANASFNVQLMKGLVFTTSNGFFIKYRQNNQYRDYAAKKDEESAMGTYTNRLYIDLLSENTLNYTGKTGKHDYSVLAGYTAQTTSERTAGIVGLGFPTDYIHTLNAATSFDLDGTYTQKYRTAMMSLLARATYSYDEKYLLSASIRTDGSSLFADGHQWGYFPSVSVGWRASEESFLKQFGWLNLLKVRASFGVTGNNSIPANSYYDLLYPNNYALGEGNGNLISGLAKTSETKGNNRITWEQTYEYNAGFDLSILNNRINLTVDGYYSITKQLLFKQPVLSFTGFNNYWNNIGRIRNSGIEVELNTHNIRTKNFEWESSFNISSNFNKLLELSGEERLISTGERNETYLAQVGKRAISFFGYKTDGIYKSQEEVDAVPHLASAVPGSLRIVDINDDGVINDKDRTEIGNPFPTATWGFTNTLTWKGFDLYVMIQGVHGLDVFNGDGYFTETKKFNRNYVKNRWISADYPGDGKTPSFAANGGVAWEFTDYLIEDGSYVALRNVTLGYKFNKKQLKKIGISSLRLYASGQNLFYIWSKDYRGINPEARKTSGSYSSPLINGYQSGGFPLQSTVTFGFELNF